A single genomic interval of Roseomonas aeriglobus harbors:
- the truA gene encoding tRNA pseudouridine(38-40) synthase TruA: MTRFALTIEYDGRPFMGWQRQDHGPSVQQAVEEAATRITGEQALVYASGRTDAGVHARAMPAHVDLARDITPFRLMEALNAHLRPQPVAVIACKTVADDWHARFSCLGRHYEYRIVNRRAPLTWDKGLAWQFARPLDADAMAAGAARLLGRHDFTTFRSVHCQADSPVRTLDRLDVERIGDVIAIRASARSFLHHQVRSMVGCLSLVGEGKWSPDDMAEALEARDRTALGLNAPPDGLFFVSADYPAD, translated from the coding sequence CGCGCTGACGATCGAATATGACGGCCGCCCGTTCATGGGCTGGCAGCGGCAGGACCATGGGCCGAGTGTGCAGCAGGCGGTCGAAGAGGCGGCGACGCGCATCACCGGCGAGCAGGCACTGGTCTATGCCTCGGGCCGGACCGATGCCGGCGTTCATGCCCGCGCGATGCCCGCACATGTCGACCTGGCGCGCGACATTACGCCGTTCCGCCTGATGGAGGCTTTGAACGCCCACCTTCGCCCGCAACCCGTCGCGGTCATTGCGTGCAAAACGGTAGCGGACGACTGGCACGCGCGTTTCTCGTGCCTTGGCCGCCATTATGAATATCGCATCGTCAATCGCCGCGCGCCTTTGACCTGGGACAAGGGGCTGGCGTGGCAGTTCGCCCGCCCGCTGGACGCGGACGCGATGGCGGCAGGGGCGGCGCGGCTGCTCGGGCGGCATGATTTCACGACCTTTCGCTCGGTCCATTGCCAGGCCGACAGCCCCGTGCGCACGCTCGACCGACTGGATGTCGAGCGCATCGGCGACGTCATCGCAATCCGCGCTTCGGCACGGTCGTTCCTTCACCATCAGGTCCGATCGATGGTCGGCTGTCTGTCTTTGGTCGGGGAAGGCAAATGGTCGCCCGACGACATGGCTGAGGCGCTGGAGGCCCGCGATCGCACGGCACTCGGGCTGAACGCGCCCCCCGACGGGCTGTTCTTCGTCAGCGCGGATTATCCCGCCGACTGA
- a CDS encoding class I SAM-dependent RNA methyltransferase has protein sequence MPDSLSPIVRIAARGDGVTEDGRHAPLTAPGDLLSATGVLTRGPHHREPPCRHFPSCGGCQLQQLDDDSYSAFVHDRVAGAIAGQGLTAPVRAPIVSPPRSRRRATLHAERRGRQVLLGFTEGSSHRLIDLAECHVLLPDLFAMLAPLRGLLAAVLTERGRVDIHLTRVDQGIDVLIGGTLADGLPAIEGITRFAERHKLARLSVDDGFGPEARWEPEPVTITLGGVAVPFPAGSFLQATVDGEAALVAAVREAIGDARLIADLFAGLGTFALTLPGKIYAGEAAREPIAALKAAAGRAGRAIFAEHRDLFRRPLTTTELDRFDAVVIDPPRAGAREQAQQLASAKTPRIAYVSCNPSSFARDAKLLCEGGYTLDWVQPVGQFTWSTHVELAATFSRRDNPR, from the coding sequence ATGCCCGACTCGTTGAGCCCCATCGTCCGCATCGCCGCCCGCGGCGACGGGGTCACCGAGGACGGCCGTCATGCCCCGCTGACCGCACCCGGCGATCTGTTGTCGGCGACGGGCGTCCTGACCCGCGGCCCTCACCACCGGGAACCGCCCTGCCGTCACTTCCCATCTTGTGGCGGATGTCAGCTGCAACAGCTTGACGATGATAGCTATTCTGCCTTCGTTCACGATCGTGTAGCCGGCGCGATCGCCGGTCAGGGGCTGACGGCGCCGGTCCGCGCTCCGATCGTCTCGCCGCCACGCAGCCGCCGCCGTGCGACGCTGCATGCGGAGCGACGCGGGCGGCAGGTCCTGTTGGGGTTCACGGAGGGGAGCAGCCATCGGTTGATCGACCTGGCCGAATGCCATGTCCTCCTGCCTGACCTCTTTGCGATGCTGGCGCCGCTGCGGGGGCTGCTCGCTGCCGTGCTGACCGAGCGGGGGCGGGTCGATATCCATTTGACGCGGGTCGATCAGGGGATTGATGTGCTGATCGGCGGGACGCTGGCGGACGGTCTGCCGGCAATCGAGGGCATCACCCGCTTTGCCGAACGTCACAAGCTCGCGCGACTGTCGGTCGACGATGGTTTCGGCCCCGAGGCGCGCTGGGAGCCGGAGCCAGTGACCATCACTCTCGGCGGCGTCGCCGTGCCGTTTCCAGCCGGCAGCTTCCTTCAGGCGACCGTGGACGGGGAGGCGGCGTTGGTCGCGGCAGTGCGCGAAGCCATCGGGGACGCGCGCCTGATTGCGGACCTGTTCGCAGGCCTCGGCACCTTTGCGCTGACGCTGCCTGGCAAAATCTATGCGGGCGAGGCGGCGCGGGAGCCGATTGCGGCACTGAAGGCGGCTGCCGGCCGTGCCGGCCGCGCGATCTTTGCCGAGCACCGCGACCTGTTCCGTCGCCCGCTGACGACGACCGAACTCGATCGGTTCGATGCCGTCGTCATCGATCCTCCACGGGCCGGGGCGCGCGAGCAGGCACAGCAACTCGCCAGCGCGAAGACTCCTCGTATCGCCTATGTTTCGTGCAATCCCAGCAGCTTCGCGCGGGATGCGAAACTTCTGTGCGAAGGCGGTTACACGCTCGACTGGGTACAGCCGGTCGGGCAGTTCACTTGGTCGACTCATGTCGAACTGGCGGCGACGTTCAGTCGGCGGGATAATCCGCGCTGA
- the ilvD gene encoding dihydroxy-acid dehydratase, with translation MTQRFDKSRLPSRHVSVGPERAPHRSYYYAMGLTEEEIARPFVALASAGNDSAPCNTALDAQADAARKGVEAGGGMPRRFNTITVTDGIAMGHQGMKSSLVSREVIADSIELSVRGHCYDALVGFAGCDKSLPGMMMAMLRLNVPSIFVYGGSILPGRFENRDVTVVDVFEVVGRYAAKACPIEEVHALEKVACPGHGACGGQYTANTMACVGEAIGLSLPNSNMVPAPYTSREQIAVAAGAQVMELIAANIRPRDICTREAFENAARIVAATGGSTNGGLHLPAMAHEAGIDFSLHDVAEIFKSTPYLADLKPGGKYVAKDMYEAGGVYMLMKTMLGEGLLHGDCLTVTGKTLAENIDQVTWNPDQKVIYDARTPITPTGGVVGLRGSLAPDGAIVKVAGMHRLQFDGPARVFDCEEDAFAAVEARDIAEGSVVVIRYEGPKGGPGMREMLSTTATLYGQGLGEKVALITDGRFSGATRGFCIGHVGPEAAEGGPIALVEDGDLIRIDAEAGTIDLIVDDAVLETRKAAWVPRTNDYQSGALWRYAQNVGPAWAGAVTHPGAKSETHVFADI, from the coding sequence ATGACCCAGCGTTTCGACAAATCCCGCCTGCCCAGCCGCCATGTCTCCGTCGGTCCAGAGCGCGCCCCCCACCGCAGCTATTATTATGCGATGGGACTGACCGAGGAAGAGATCGCGCGCCCCTTCGTCGCGCTGGCGTCGGCTGGAAATGACAGTGCGCCGTGCAACACCGCGCTCGATGCGCAGGCCGATGCCGCGCGCAAGGGCGTGGAGGCGGGCGGCGGCATGCCGCGGCGGTTCAACACCATCACGGTGACCGACGGGATCGCGATGGGCCATCAGGGCATGAAGTCCTCGCTGGTCAGCCGCGAAGTCATCGCCGACTCGATCGAGCTGAGCGTCCGCGGCCATTGCTACGACGCGCTCGTCGGCTTTGCGGGATGCGACAAATCGCTGCCGGGCATGATGATGGCGATGCTCCGCCTCAACGTGCCGTCGATCTTCGTCTATGGCGGCTCGATCCTGCCCGGCCGGTTCGAGAACCGCGACGTCACGGTGGTCGACGTGTTCGAAGTCGTCGGCCGCTATGCCGCCAAGGCCTGTCCGATCGAAGAGGTTCATGCGCTGGAGAAGGTCGCGTGCCCGGGCCACGGCGCGTGCGGCGGTCAATATACCGCGAATACCATGGCCTGTGTCGGGGAAGCGATCGGATTATCTTTGCCGAACAGTAACATGGTCCCGGCGCCGTATACCTCGCGGGAACAGATCGCGGTGGCGGCAGGCGCGCAGGTCATGGAACTGATCGCGGCCAACATCCGCCCGCGCGACATCTGCACGCGCGAGGCGTTCGAAAACGCCGCGCGCATTGTCGCGGCGACCGGCGGGTCGACCAACGGCGGGCTGCATCTGCCGGCCATGGCGCACGAGGCCGGGATCGACTTCTCGCTGCACGACGTCGCCGAGATATTTAAATCAACACCTTACCTCGCTGACCTCAAACCGGGTGGCAAGTACGTCGCCAAGGATATGTACGAAGCCGGCGGCGTCTACATGCTTATGAAGACGATGCTCGGGGAAGGGCTGCTCCACGGCGATTGCCTGACCGTGACGGGCAAGACGCTGGCCGAGAATATCGATCAGGTGACGTGGAACCCCGATCAGAAGGTCATCTACGACGCCAGGACTCCGATCACTCCCACCGGCGGCGTGGTGGGCCTGCGCGGTTCGCTGGCCCCCGACGGAGCGATCGTGAAGGTGGCGGGCATGCACCGCCTGCAGTTCGACGGTCCGGCGCGGGTGTTCGATTGCGAGGAAGATGCCTTCGCCGCCGTCGAGGCTCGCGATATCGCCGAGGGCTCGGTCGTCGTCATCCGCTATGAGGGCCCCAAGGGCGGTCCGGGGATGCGCGAAATGCTCTCGACGACCGCAACGCTCTACGGCCAGGGGCTGGGCGAGAAGGTCGCGCTGATCACCGATGGTCGCTTCTCGGGGGCGACCCGCGGCTTCTGCATCGGCCATGTCGGTCCCGAAGCGGCCGAGGGCGGGCCGATCGCGCTGGTCGAGGATGGCGACCTGATCCGTATCGATGCCGAGGCGGGGACGATCGACCTGATCGTCGACGACGCGGTGCTGGAGACGCGGAAGGCGGCGTGGGTCCCGCGCACGAACGACTATCAATCCGGGGCACTGTGGCGCTATGCCCAGAACGTCGGCCCGGCATGGGCAGGCGCAGTCACCCATCCCGGAGCGAAGTCAGAAACTCATGTCTTTGCGGATATTTAG
- a CDS encoding NAD(P)H-hydrate dehydratase yields MIRRIPEGAPIVTADEMRACEAAVFATGVSQDALMERAGAAVAEQVLRLAAGRPVLVLAGPGNNGGDGYVVARVLKARGASVALATLGAPKDGAAARMAARWDGPIVTLNDAEPRPILVDALLGIGTPRPFDAPIATHIARLQSAAELTIAIDIPSGRHADTGEGSGSADVTIALGALKPAHVLGAGGAACGHIIVADIGVPVPDDVTTIARPLLPAWRHDVNKFSRGMVAVVSGAMPGAGWLAGRAALAAGAGYVQLVGTAPAEGAPHALVRRSIGRVQDLHDLLDDPRIGAVVIGPGLGRDDEARTLLDAALASAHDLVVDGDALTLLGRSVRERIATDRRRVCLTPHAGEFARMFDTDGDKLTVTRAAARATGATIVHKGPDTVIAYPDGRAIVCAGTNPGLSTAGTGDLLAGTIGARLAAGAAASDPVAAGVWLHARAADHMGAIFAADALADRLTQEVNACPTR; encoded by the coding sequence GTGATCCGCCGCATTCCCGAAGGCGCGCCGATCGTCACGGCGGACGAGATGCGCGCGTGCGAAGCGGCGGTCTTTGCAACGGGCGTATCGCAAGACGCGCTGATGGAGCGCGCCGGCGCAGCGGTCGCCGAACAGGTCCTTCGCCTTGCGGCGGGCCGGCCGGTGCTCGTGCTCGCTGGCCCCGGCAACAACGGCGGCGACGGCTATGTCGTCGCGCGGGTGCTGAAGGCGCGCGGCGCGTCGGTGGCCCTCGCTACGCTCGGCGCCCCCAAGGACGGCGCGGCGGCGCGCATGGCGGCGCGGTGGGACGGGCCGATAGTCACGCTGAACGATGCCGAGCCACGCCCGATCCTCGTCGATGCGCTGCTCGGGATCGGAACGCCGCGGCCCTTCGATGCACCGATCGCGACTCACATCGCCCGCTTGCAATCCGCCGCCGAGCTCACGATCGCCATCGACATACCGAGCGGCCGGCATGCCGACACCGGCGAGGGATCAGGGAGCGCTGACGTCACCATTGCGCTCGGCGCGCTGAAGCCGGCGCATGTGCTGGGGGCGGGCGGGGCCGCCTGCGGACACATCATCGTGGCAGACATCGGTGTGCCCGTGCCCGACGACGTCACCACCATCGCGCGCCCGCTGCTCCCGGCGTGGCGGCATGACGTCAACAAGTTCAGCCGCGGGATGGTCGCGGTCGTCTCCGGCGCGATGCCGGGCGCGGGATGGCTGGCCGGCCGGGCAGCGCTCGCAGCGGGGGCGGGCTATGTCCAGCTCGTCGGGACGGCGCCCGCGGAAGGCGCGCCGCACGCGCTCGTGCGCCGGAGCATCGGTCGGGTGCAGGATCTTCACGACCTGCTCGACGATCCCCGCATCGGCGCCGTCGTCATCGGCCCGGGCCTCGGCCGCGATGACGAGGCAAGAACCCTGCTCGACGCCGCGCTGGCCTCGGCGCACGATCTGGTCGTCGATGGCGATGCGCTGACGCTGCTTGGCCGCAGCGTGCGCGAACGGATCGCTACGGATCGCCGCCGGGTCTGCCTGACCCCACACGCCGGCGAATTCGCGCGAATGTTCGATACCGACGGCGATAAACTGACCGTCACCCGCGCCGCAGCCCGCGCGACCGGCGCAACGATCGTGCACAAGGGGCCTGATACGGTGATCGCCTATCCCGACGGCCGCGCGATCGTTTGCGCCGGCACCAATCCGGGGCTTTCGACCGCGGGGACCGGCGACCTCCTGGCCGGGACGATCGGTGCGCGACTGGCGGCCGGGGCGGCGGCAAGCGATCCGGTCGCCGCCGGCGTCTGGCTTCACGCGCGGGCGGCGGACCATATGGGCGCCATATTCGCCGCCGATGCGCTCGCCGACCGGCTTACCCAGGAAGTGAACGCATGCCCGACTCGTTGA